TGTAACTTCGGCGCCTTCGTGATACGGGTATGATTCCGGTGCTTTTCTTCCAGCTGAAAGAGGATAGAGATCTCCTCCTGTGGCCGCATACCGTCCAGCCCAATATACATGCTCGCTTTATCATCAAATGTTGGCAACAACGAAAAGTCACCTTGCACAGAAGAGGGATAAACTTTCCTATGCCCGAATGGATACAGGTGAAACAGCTGTAACGAAGGAGACGGATCTTCAGCTTTCTCCGGCTTCAGGATCTCCGCCTGTTCCAGTACATAATCGATCGAGATCGACTTCACCAGTGGCGTATACGGCATATTCGGGATCGGCTTCTTTTTCACCCAGCGGCCGGCATTATGTGTCAGTATTTCGGGAAATAACCGCACGTAGGTCCGGTGCCCAAACGCGTCCTTCGGCCCCGCCAGTTCCAGCCTGACTGCGCCGTCATTATAAAACCCATCCGCTATAAAAGGTTCTTTATCCAGCAACGGCCTGTTATGAAAGTTTATCTTTTTCAGATCGATGTTCGTCAGCGTGGACTTATCAGACAACCTGATCCTGCCTTCTTCATCCCGGTAGGTGCTGAACAACTGCAACTGCTGCTGCTGATTGCGTTCCGGTTGTAATTGTCCGCCGTCAAATGCACTGATGCCTGCCACAAATGACTCATTCGTCATGCCCGCTTCATATGCTGCATAGTATTCATCGAACCCATTCTCGACATGCGGCAGTTCCAGCCATTCCAGGTTCACACGGAATGTCCTGGTATAGATATTAAACACATTGCTATCCCGCATATCGAGGAATGAACCGGTGGACGGCTGCGGACCAAACAACTGAAAAGGGTTGGCCGGACTGAGTGGTCCGGCATTATTAAATAGTTTGACAGAGCGGTAACCTTTTACCTTCGCGCGGATACTGATCCTCTCCAGCCATAACAGCGGCAGGAAAGAATACGGGTGATGCGCACTGTTATTGTTCAATAGCAGCCGCAATAAAGGATAGTTCGTCTGATACGCGCCCCCATGTAACGCCGGATCATAAATAGCTGCCGCAGGCGCATTGACATCATATACGATCGTGATATAAAATGCATTGGTACCTCCGGCAGTCGTACTACTGCGAATACTATGCTTAGGCAATGTATTCCATCCTTCCGCTGTCGTATAAGAGATGATAAATGCAGACGAGAGCAGTTCATTCATCACCAGCGTGTCACGCTTCCCTGTTACCTGGGAAAAGTTACTGATATAGTCAAGCAGCTGTTTAAAGGAAGCAGGTTCAAAGAACAGCGACAGTTCTATTGTGCGCTTTCCTTCCGTCAGATACAGCAGTGGAGATGCCAGCAGTACGCCCATATCTACTTCCTGCATGGTACGTTGCTCCCTGGCCAGTTCATGCTGCGGTTCTCCGAATATCGACCAGGAATCGACGGTTAACGTACCCGGTGCATAGTCACCCGGCGAATGTACCGGATGTGTCGCCGCATATACCTGCGATTCTATAATATCATTGACGTGTGCTCCCTGCGCTGAGATCTGTTTATAGGAGTTCACATAGACTGACTTCAGCGTCTTTATCTGTGCGTGACTCACACGCAGGTCATTATTCAGCTTATATGTCACCGGTGGTGCGCCATTGCCTGTTTCTACCATCATCGCTGTTCCCCGGGGTACCGTGAAGGGCATACTTTGTGGTTGAGCATCTATGAAGATGTGTACCTGATCAGGCACTGCGGGCTTCTGTTGTAGTCCAAGCACATGCCGGTAGTAGTAGTCAAGATGCTGCCCTGTCAGTCTGTTCAGTTTATCCTGCAGGTGACTGTACAACCGCGTAAAAGCCATCATCAAACCGATATGCGGATGGTGCTGCAGCTCATCCGGCCGCCTGCGCAGGTAAAACTGTGCTGCGCTGGTGATCTGATAGAACTGCTTCCGCAGGCGATTATATACCTCATTCAGCGACTGATAGCCAAGGAAGACAGGTGGTGTGTGCGCCCTCTTTTTAGCCAGTGAAGGGAAGTTAGCTGCCAGCTCGTCCGTCACCTGAATGGTACGGAAATGTGTCACCGGTGTGAAGAGCTGCATGGCCTGTTCCTCATACTGCAGCATCTGCAGTACGTCTTCTGTGATCCCCTCTATCAGCTGATCGGTGTAGGTCCATGTCAGGCCCTGCTGATCGGCCTTCCTCAGCTGATGCAGGTGTGAAGCGATCTGGTTGGCGATGTTGAAGATCAGGTTAAACAGTGCTGCGAGCAAGGCATGTAATCCGGCATCTCCTGCTACCGATTCCAGGGCAGTCTGTATACGTGAATGCTGTTCCTGCCAGCGGGTGAAATCCAGCCGCGAGATGGCTGTTACCATGATCAGCACATCCGCCTGCAGGAATTCGCTCCAGTCGCCTTCTATCTCGTGTTGGAAATTATAATAGTTAAATTGTGTGGCCAGTTCAGACAGGAATAGCAACAGGTCTTCCTGACTGCGTTCATCAATCTTCACATAGGAAGGCAGCAGCGCGTCCAGCTTTCGCTCAGACTGGCTGACACCATCCCTCATATAGTCGAATAGTTTGTTCATCGAGTATACACGCTATGGCAACAGGTTGGGGGAATCAATGTTAGTCCCTTCCAGGAAATAAAAAGGATAGACCATGTTATGCCGGGTGTTGGTGGCAATGATGCGATAATTGATCTGGATATGTACCAGTCCTTCCAGCTCTTTGCGGAGGAGCAGTTCCGCACCCATGAAATCTATCCGGGGTTCAAAGTCCAGCAGGGCATGCGCAATCAGATCGTTCATCTCCGTGATCATCGCAGTATCTGCCGACTCAAATACAAACCGGCGCAGGTTACAACCAAAGGTAGGTTGCATGAGCCGTTCGCCTGGACTCGTGCCCAGTATGATGCGTATACTCTCTTCTATGTCAGCGACAGCATGGCTCATGAGCGCACTGCTGCCGGCTTTATCGAATGACGGCGGGAATGACCAGCCGGTACCGAGGAATGAATCTATTGCCATTATAAACACGTTTAACCGCCAATCAATACTGTTGGACAACCAATCACAATCGAGCCGCCATGTGCGGTCGTATCGCCCATACGGGCGGCCGGCTTGCCCCCTATCATCACAGTGGCAGAACCTTTAACGATGGAGTCGGGCGGCCCTACGCAGACACACATATCACCCACCACGGCTGCCGGCAGCATGCCGATGAGCACAGTCGGTACGCCGGGGCCGGCTACCGGTCCGCCGACATGTGGTATAGGTGGTAAACCCGGCGTCTGCATCGGGCAGGTATGCATATCAGTTAGTCTTGCTGCGGGTGTTCCCATGATAAGCTGTTTTTAGTTGATCATTACCATACCTCCCTTGACAACGGTTTGTCCGGAGGCCGATAACTCCGCCGTGGCTGTACCTTTCGCAGTAAAGCCGATCTGGGCGGTCTGTTTAATGTTCATACCAGTCAGCTCCATATCCTGCGTAGCTTTGAAGGTGGCTTTACCTGTCGCCTGCAAACTGATATTGCCGGTTGCTTTCAGGGTGATATCCTTCGGACTGTTCATCACAATACCACTGTCGTCCAGTTTAATGGAGTTGCTGTTCTGGTCTTTTATTTCGATAGATTTACCATCGTCGCTCAGGGTGATCATATTATTACCCGGCGTGGTGATCTTAATGATCTTTTTGTCGTCGTCGAAGTTGATCTGCAGCAGACTACGACTATAGAATGCCTTGGTATTGTTCTTCTCATCGGCCTGTGTCACGGGTGGCACTTTAGCCTTGCTGAAGAGTGAGCCCAGTACGACAGGGTAACGTGGATCACTTTCCAGGAATCCGAGTATGACCTCGTCGCCCACCTCAGGATAGAACACTGCTCCGGCATTACCAGTTGCGTACAAACTGGCCAGTCTGGCCCATATGCCTGACTGTTCCGCGGCGTTGGACGCCGGCTTTACCTGTATACGGTATTGCGATCCCGGGTCTTCTGAGATCTTCATCACTGTAGCCAGCTGCAGACCGTGAACGGCTGGCATCTGCCCATTGGCAGGCGCATAGGAAAAGTTCTCTTTTTCGAAGATGGGTTTATCGGGTACGCCGAATTGTACGGAGGTCGTCCACCTGCCGTCTTCCAGCTGGTGACGTACCTGACTGATAAAAGCGTTGCCGTTAAAGCGGGGTCCTACTCCTTTTAGTTCGAGTATTTTACCAGGCCTGGGCAGGGCGTTACCGATAAAGGATACCCTTCCACGGATGGCATTCATACGCATGCGTAAGAGCGTACTATCTGCCCAGACTTTCAGGTCGCTCTGTGCGAGTGGCGTACTGGAGATCAGTTTCAGTTGCTGCTGTCCCAGTTTCGCCGGCAGGTCTTTCACCTTTACATCTCCCTGCACATTCAGCGACGGTTCTGCTGCTGAAGCATTGATCAGTGCCAGCGTCTGCGGGTCCCAGGCATAGGCGTCCAGGGAAGTAGGCTGTTTTTCTGCATTGATCTCTGCATCAAAAGAGATGATCGATTCCCCATATACAACAGACAACACTGCTGCTTCATCAAACTTAGGTTGACCAATAACGATCTGGTCGTCTTCCAGTGTTACAAGATGCCCGTTAAAGGCTGCTCTCGCCAGCACGAAATCCCAGTCGGTGGACATGCGCTGAAACAGTACTTCCATCTGTGGTGTGGTGGCATCTGCAGTGACGGACAATCCGTGGGCCCTGACGAGTTGCTGGATAACGTCACTGTCCTTCGCGGAGAAGAACTGATCTTCCTTCTGCCCCATCGTCATTTTCACGGCATTATGCTTACAGGTGAGCAGCATTTCGAAGCCTGCATTGCCGGTACGTAATGACTGTTTGACGATGACACCGGAAAAGATGGACACTTCTGTATCATCGCCATACCCTGCGGTAATACTAACCGTACCGCCCGGCTTCATATCCGGGCTGGTGGATTCACTGGCCGGGAAACTTCCAGCGTCACCATCCTGGCCAATATCACCCGTACCTTCCACAAACAGGATCTCCGCATAAGAGATCTTGTTGACTTCGTGTACAACATTGACAGAGATGACCGCTATTTTCTCCTGAACGGCGCTGCCATTCACACTTACCGTGAATTTAAGTGTAGGATCGCTGATATTTAAAGGACCTGTTACTGGCATTATGCTTTCTTTAGAGGTGGGAAATAAAGCTCATCTCCCGGACGGATCGCATGAATGCTACTGAGTCCATTGAGTCTGGCCACTTCCATATAGTA
The DNA window shown above is from Chitinophaga agri and carries:
- a CDS encoding baseplate J/gp47 family protein — its product is MNKLFDYMRDGVSQSERKLDALLPSYVKIDERSQEDLLLFLSELATQFNYYNFQHEIEGDWSEFLQADVLIMVTAISRLDFTRWQEQHSRIQTALESVAGDAGLHALLAALFNLIFNIANQIASHLHQLRKADQQGLTWTYTDQLIEGITEDVLQMLQYEEQAMQLFTPVTHFRTIQVTDELAANFPSLAKKRAHTPPVFLGYQSLNEVYNRLRKQFYQITSAAQFYLRRRPDELQHHPHIGLMMAFTRLYSHLQDKLNRLTGQHLDYYYRHVLGLQQKPAVPDQVHIFIDAQPQSMPFTVPRGTAMMVETGNGAPPVTYKLNNDLRVSHAQIKTLKSVYVNSYKQISAQGAHVNDIIESQVYAATHPVHSPGDYAPGTLTVDSWSIFGEPQHELAREQRTMQEVDMGVLLASPLLYLTEGKRTIELSLFFEPASFKQLLDYISNFSQVTGKRDTLVMNELLSSAFIISYTTAEGWNTLPKHSIRSSTTAGGTNAFYITIVYDVNAPAAAIYDPALHGGAYQTNYPLLRLLLNNNSAHHPYSFLPLLWLERISIRAKVKGYRSVKLFNNAGPLSPANPFQLFGPQPSTGSFLDMRDSNVFNIYTRTFRVNLEWLELPHVENGFDEYYAAYEAGMTNESFVAGISAFDGGQLQPERNQQQQLQLFSTYRDEEGRIRLSDKSTLTNIDLKKINFHNRPLLDKEPFIADGFYNDGAVRLELAGPKDAFGHRTYVRLFPEILTHNAGRWVKKKPIPNMPYTPLVKSISIDYVLEQAEILKPEKAEDPSPSLQLFHLYPFGHRKVYPSSVQGDFSLLPTFDDKASMYIGLDGMRPQEEISILFQLEEKHRNHTRITKAPKLHWSYLANDRWEPFNKSQMLADTTQLFINSGIITLKMPSANSYGNTRLDQRLQWIRLSSVEEMEFRPMVKGIFVNAGIACREQSDTIVSTTLPAMSIKAFQQEMKGVQRVWQLFPSFGGRPAETKEEYYVRVSERLRHKNRPLTSMDIIQLILEAFPEILIVKCVSNISYADVLLVAVPKPANNGRYENMEPHVDIATLYRINKFLKKLLPPFINVHIHHPVYEKVKIVCDVCFVEDISNIDTSYYLNRLQQDISQYLSPWLFDTTPEVTMGGAMYTADMLSFIKKLPYVSYVTGFSMVHFFEEMDEDGNYINCMLDTAASNVEYVRASSAEAVLIPAPHHSIQVVREWDYREPAPIGISGVIAGEEMIVGQHERTEYKGDDDSYYTDGEIISLTIHPK
- a CDS encoding GPW/gp25 family protein; this translates as MAIDSFLGTGWSFPPSFDKAGSSALMSHAVADIEESIRIILGTSPGERLMQPTFGCNLRRFVFESADTAMITEMNDLIAHALLDFEPRIDFMGAELLLRKELEGLVHIQINYRIIATNTRHNMVYPFYFLEGTNIDSPNLLP
- a CDS encoding PAAR domain-containing protein encodes the protein MGTPAARLTDMHTCPMQTPGLPPIPHVGGPVAGPGVPTVLIGMLPAAVVGDMCVCVGPPDSIVKGSATVMIGGKPAARMGDTTAHGGSIVIGCPTVLIGG
- the vgrG gene encoding type VI secretion system tip protein VgrG; protein product: MPVTGPLNISDPTLKFTVSVNGSAVQEKIAVISVNVVHEVNKISYAEILFVEGTGDIGQDGDAGSFPASESTSPDMKPGGTVSITAGYGDDTEVSIFSGVIVKQSLRTGNAGFEMLLTCKHNAVKMTMGQKEDQFFSAKDSDVIQQLVRAHGLSVTADATTPQMEVLFQRMSTDWDFVLARAAFNGHLVTLEDDQIVIGQPKFDEAAVLSVVYGESIISFDAEINAEKQPTSLDAYAWDPQTLALINASAAEPSLNVQGDVKVKDLPAKLGQQQLKLISSTPLAQSDLKVWADSTLLRMRMNAIRGRVSFIGNALPRPGKILELKGVGPRFNGNAFISQVRHQLEDGRWTTSVQFGVPDKPIFEKENFSYAPANGQMPAVHGLQLATVMKISEDPGSQYRIQVKPASNAAEQSGIWARLASLYATGNAGAVFYPEVGDEVILGFLESDPRYPVVLGSLFSKAKVPPVTQADEKNNTKAFYSRSLLQINFDDDKKIIKITTPGNNMITLSDDGKSIEIKDQNSNSIKLDDSGIVMNSPKDITLKATGNISLQATGKATFKATQDMELTGMNIKQTAQIGFTAKGTATAELSASGQTVVKGGMVMIN